The DNA window ggagaacccgccaagtttctaagctaatatcacacccattccacaacgaattctctaccgatttttacaaacttgatttcaaatgaaagatacagtaatgccattgactgctgctgaacttcattcggttctgactcttgcttccggagttacaggggtgttagtaaggatacactggaatttcccatataaatcggtacaatcgtaatacctcagaggcaaaaactattgaaatggtcaccaaattacttctaatcgcagatctagatcactgattgccaatcaaacattctttgaatatattgtccactatcgacgattccggaagtccggaattccgggcatattccacaattaaagtcacatcggttcatcggtgacgattgaaccgattttctcaaaccaagtctcaaatggaaggcaaaatatgcagttgagtattgcgccgcccctcccccccccccgccttgcccttacacctccttccttcatcactccctccctcttggaccaccctcacgcccgcatttccttcatccaccccgtataccgaaataagatgaaggatttctgacgcatcctccactcccactctactaaccccccattccctacacgttcaaacccattctacccacctttccaaattataatcacatgaagataacattgaactcatgcttattaaggtaattaaatattattcttttgcctttcttatatagaaagattatgcaattactccaaaaaccgacttcctaaccgaggcccggagggccgagtctcatataacattcgacgtgtatgtatgtatgtatgtgtgtgtatgtgcggatttgttaacaaaatgtacacattggtttctcggagatggctgaaccgatttttacaaactaagattcaaatgaaaggtataatattcccataggttgctattgaatttcattttcaaccgacatcttgttccggattacgagttgaagagtatggttacaaaacaaaatttgttgatttgtccacatcggtttctcggaattttctgaaccgattttgactaacttaattttaaatgaaaggtccatcagctgctgttgaattttgtgtggatccgagttctggttcctgaattacagggtgatacgtacgatcacgcagcaaatcccgattctaacgaattctgcgatgaatgtaaaaaggtgatttttttccaaaacacaactgttgaatttgtagatctaggtccccaacagtcattcaaagtctctttggccacactggccaccatcaacggatcctgaagtatccaaattcagaataacggttatattgattTCTCGAacatggctagaccgatttgatcaacttagtctcaaatgaaaggtgttgcgtccccggaaactgatattaaattccatctccatccggcttccggctccggagttacgggttgtggagtgcgatcacatagaaaactccgattcaaaccgataccgcgatgaatgcaaaaacgtgctcttatatatacttaccaagtgtaataagaatgaaagacatttccataatgttatattgtacgaaccagctattaaatcatagtttggagaaatgagaaaggcacaattgcacctctgggtggattaaaacaggttttttctttttcaattcgtttatttgataaggcacgtttttattgtttattgtttatttgttgtaccgtcaccaacagaccccttggccccaatggtggttacttaaactaattacatttcagaatacgaataattttagtttttatcgaattccttgtcaggttgaagtcaaacgccgtcgccacactgttaaacacacgctggagtccggtaacagcgccctggcgcccatagttagttctcctgaatgggactcgcagaagagagttattgcgcagagctcgaacgcgagcttgaagatcgaggcgtccgaggattgtagggcaatccaccctggcagacagtaagtccgagacgaacagggctcgagagcagtccctccggatgcttagagtatcgagctgtattaactgacaacggtttccgtagctcggcagctgaaatctgttttgccaaggaagatgtcggagtgcaaagcgtatgaaccggcgttggacggcctcgattctgtcgacaccgttctggtagtaagggttccaaacagcagaacaatattccagtgttgagcgaaccagcgcacaatagagagattttaaacagtatacgtccttaaagtttttcgctattcggaagatgaacccaagctgtcttgaagccttatccacaatggatgatgtatgtggtttgaacgttagtgccgaatccatgatgactccgagatccttgacgttagagtgtcttggaatactcgagtcgaagagatggtagttaaactgaatcggatggcgtttccgcgtgaacgtaacgattgagcatttgctcgggtttaaaaccattctgtttagatcacaccacgtactaaagctgtccaattccctctgaagaagctcggcatcggttttatcccgtatttgttgaaaaattttcatgtcgtcggcaaaagaaaggcggggtccttgtaatttgatgttgacgtcattaaagtagaggaggaatatcactggaccgagatggcttccttgtgggatgccggatgtagcgaagaatggtgtagatagacagtccttaatgctgatttggagctgccttccatcgaggtaggaacgaaaccagcgcagaagttgtccatgaataccgagtttgtccagcttcgctattgcgatatcatgattgattttgtcgaaggccgcagatagatccatgtaaatagcatcgatttgcaatccgtcagcgaatccatccattgcatatgttgtgaacgagagcaggttagtcgttgtcgatcgtttaggcataaatccgtgttgatcgtctgcaatgtagtgtttgcagtgaaagaaaagagggtctaagacaaccagctcgaatagttttgatactgcacttaaacacgagattcctcgataattgtcaatgttcgatttgtttccttttttgtgaactggaaacatgtgcgctgctttccagcaggaagggaatgttccagtattgagtgatagcacaaagactcgccgaagtggttcaagaagcccgctgatgcactttttgacaaaaatcgaaggaacgccatctggacccggggaactagatgctttcagcttggaatttgctgcaagaatggcagcattatcgacacaaattcggttgatggttcgtcctagagaaggagttagatttgaagcggcagcgacttgttgtggggaaaggttctcgtcggaaaaaacgcttgaaaatttgtcggaaaacaattggcaaatttccttagtgtcggtgcctaaaactccatttaatgacatacaagatggtaacccggattcttttcgctgctcgttcacatatttccaaaacgacttgggcttggatttcagttgacgttcgacgtttcgctgatatctaaaaaaggcacgtctgctttgctgtttgtattcgtggttgagttgaaagtagtggtttcgtaatgcaagtgtcttatgcttcgagaactttttaaatgcggctcgtttggcagtttttaatcgtctaagcactgttgattgccagggagggtgttgatttgtgctgactgttcgttttggcacatgacggtcgattaggtagttaagaatattagaaaacgtcatcgctgcttcgttcgcgtcatcattgttaagattttcgtcccaatttatatccaacagcgtgctaacgatgctgtcgtagtcagcgtttttaaaatcgtagacgatagagcttgagacgtcttcaaaactcactcctaggttaccagcgagtacaagatgtagtgggggatgatggcgcacatgctggactaaaggtgtcggagcggcgcagcagtacggagcgtagtcccgggcacttacaaagcagaggtccaatgtacgtccgttctcgttgatgatattattaatttgccgaagagttgcgctactgtagttgtccaagatacaactggcattgttgataagcacagatttttcgatatccaatcgtagaaatccgttacttgctgggcaccaggtcaagccaggtaagttaaagtcgcccagtataacaatatcatcagatggggcagcgatcgaggtgatgaaagaaacggaggaaagatgtacatcgatcaggctgtaatcacgaattcggtcaggtggaaaatacacgacacacaggaagagattgcgatcggcaagtttcactgatatccacacttgctcggagctctcccaccgctcatcgttgatcactcgggcttttataccatggcgaacggcgatgagtacaccaccacctgatgtcttgcggctgttgagggcattgcgatcacagcggaagacatcaaatgttgaaccaaacacctggtgagacagagtacggttgttgagccacgtctcggttaaggcgatgacgtcataacagcagcccgtggtcgcgagcaaatagctgtccgttgatgaatttaagccaccaacattctggtagtaaatctcGATGTTATTGGATGACGGATCAGGTTCTGCAGAGGGCGAATCAACTGCATCGCGCTCCAGAATGCAGCGATCATCATCGGCGACAGAAATAGTTGACATCTCGTCACAAGATgttagagcaaaaggcaaattactggaagcgaagaatacatcagcgcttgaagtgttcggatcagatgtatacttgccatttgtggcgggttggaagaccctttcacccatcccacacacaggaccgggacgactgatgatcgctggctgcaattgctcgactgtggcggggggctcgagggcttccatagtgccaactgcggtgcgtcccagtatgcgttgaaccccgatggagcgatgcggagagcaggaacgggacggtagtagcttacggcgagtgttggacgatgaactagaagcgtgaatcggtttaaccgttgtatcgttacaatttgtataatacttgccgagaaaggcggcttggaagaccccttctccacccacacatacaggaccgggacgactgctgaacgctggctgcaagggctcgactgtagcggggggatcgagggcttccattgtaccaactgcattgcgtcccagtatgcgatcagcgtcgacactccttcacaatggcggtgtagcttggtatagtggcattgccaatcgttgcggagtcctctgtagggttgatgggccgggttgacTTAGCGGAATACATGCGACTTCCGAAGGcgtaggaaaatcagtcggtgggcaccaaatgttctgggtacggctatcctcaaattccctgaacaatatgccttgcggccatgtgtcagggttaagagctgcttcacggtactttgggtgaactccaactttgaaagatatgaagttcagagtactgacgtctatgccttttttaacaagcggaatgacctttatttcctcgttgcagtttagcccttctttggacattttttcgactgtctccttgctaacgctgggatgaaagcgggaaagatacatccagagcaacggagTGGGAGGAGGAaccgtgagaatgttgctattatcgactagctttcgaccgcctacaagaatactgctcggatcaggaccatcctcgcgacgacgtttctgaggtggtcgagatgtaccggaatttggccggactggagtggctgttgaaacctttctggcgaggtgcgaaatttgctggttattttttgataactctgcctttagttcagcacagacgtcatccgttttcccagcgatagcagcgataacacatccaagcgaggaaacggtgtcgcgaaagcgagcaaacttcatcaacttgacacattcattgcacatccaaaataaatttggattttcggcaagttttttcaagaacggcttgttgagttgtttaccgcactgcatatgcaccacatttttgcaaaatcccATGCACTCGATAAAGTCAtcgtccgatttgacggttttcgcgcagtgatcgcatgcacttgtCATAATGCCGATGTTCTACCCGCCCTAGATCCGACTTTTCGTTTTCGTCTCACTGTGCGCCAAGTTATGGTGGGAAATACTTTCCTCTACTCGCGTGCAGATGGCGAAATGAGCTCGTGAATTTTTTGTGGGTAATTACACACAGGTCCggtgatgtaaacaatctcGATTTTCACTGGACTTTTTCACGACACAAAACAAAGTTTGtagaaaacactttaaaacTTAACAATACCAAGGGCGCAAACAAAATTTAAGATCGACTGATACGATAAACGACGATTAAACGGCACAAATCacgtcaaatattaaaaaaataactggagcgatcaacacaaacaactaatcggtgaaaatacactgaaccaaaaaaaacgtttgcgttagcttaaaggtgccattttttcattgtttcacattttgaatttcttaaaactagggagttatacaattcaatattattttgtttttacataatgaaactaaaaaaaaactttacagctaacttatacatatacaagcggggataatataatattcgtaaaattagggggacgggtcatttcgtgtgttctttgtatagtaatgcacTTCATGAATTTTAGAAGGGAGGttgttggagcaattaattattaactaagcggaaaattttacaagcttattaactaaaaataactagagggaatggttcaattttattaagattagggggattaattatGGTTGTTtttaagtagtggtactgttgggcatttccgaatgagattaaatattgtacagacgatttcgtagtacggctcagatacggatcggaaacacaccgcgttgcgcgtgtgatgttgtactgtaggtctCGTATTGTTGGGTCATTCGATAGATATCGACGGCTTTGGATCCaataatagagaccacaccgtcatctgcaagttgccttagcgtgcaggaattgacaagacattcgtcaatgtcattcacttaaaagtgatagagaagggggcttagacatgagccctggggaagacccatgtagctaattcgtgatgtcgataaatcaccatgcgaaaaatttcatatgtttttcagacagcaagtttggcaaaaaaaaatatttagagtcggtgaaagaccatgctggtgcagcttcacagaaagaattttgatagaaattgaatcaaaagccccctttatatctaggaaaactgatacCATCTGCTCTTgtctagcataagccatttgaatttccgttgagagcaacgcaagacagtcgTTCGTGCCTTTGGCTTTgtggaaaccaaattgtgtatctaccagtaagccatttgcttcaacccaattgtcgaggcgaaacaagatcattttctcgaacaactttcggatacaggacagcatcgcaatttGTCGATACGAGTTGgtgtcggaggctggttttcctggttttcgaatagcgatgatcttcacttgtctccagtcatgaGAGACAATATTACccccaagaaacttattaaataaattcaacaagcgtctcttggcagagtctggcagattttttaacaagttaaattagatactgtctggccctggggctttattgttacatgacaagagagcaagtgagaactccatcatcgaaaacggtgtttcgttcgcgttatcgtgaggagacgcggcgcggtagatcttctgtgccggggcggaatccgaacAAACCTTCagggcaaaatcgaatatccaacggtttgaatattccatgctctcgttagtactgtttcggtttcgtaagcggcgggccgtactccaaagagtgctgatcgatgtttctctcgttagtccgtcgacgaaccggcgccagtagctacgttttgtggctttcatcaaactcttcatgcgcgttaccgccatcgcgtactgtcggtagctagctggcagcccgtcgtcccggaatgtttgccttctccgcgtacacgtctgagcactctttgtcccaccatggattgggaggacgccagcgtgagttcgcgtctggtacgcgtttagtctgagcttgaatcgcggtatcgagaatcaagccagccaactctcaccgagcagtcggagtacagcagcaaaacaaaaatgtattctactgctgtacgggaaaatgtactcggtttggttactgttctggcaagagctgtagtgatgcgtcgctgtagtgggctgtacggcttgtacaaatgtaaatataccgaaaaaagtgtagtttatcggtaccgttggcatccctgcttgGGAGAGTAaaagttcctcctttttctattgcttctaggtacagcagaagatgttccctcctggggttcatcacaatcgccttcgtcagtagacaagttggtatagatgttcgtagagacaggtggcgtagctatcttaagcatttctgcaaaaggtcgcttagagcgtccctgaagggcgcgcttaagattctcctcgcgctgtttgtacgcgggacatgaagggagatcatgtgggtttcctccatagtagagacacttttcgacatctctaccacaggaatcatccgcatgattcgcaccgcatttcccacaacgggctttattgctacaataggaggctgtgtgtcccaattgttttttgcaattagtgccacggtgtgtctaaaatcattattaacaaaaaatgacaaaaaaaatgGCATAcgacattcgaaagatacagtatccaagcatcatctcaatgaatttcaaaatgatccatcgagagattcgagagaaatgacgatttgaagttttatgacatgtTTCATAAGGTTACCAgtaaacacccacgg is part of the Topomyia yanbarensis strain Yona2022 chromosome 1, ASM3024719v1, whole genome shotgun sequence genome and encodes:
- the LOC131696175 gene encoding uncharacterized protein LOC131696175 yields the protein MTSACDHCAKTVKSDDDFIECMGFCKNVVHMQCGKQLNKPFLKKLAENPNLFWMCNECVKLMKFARFRDTVSSLGCVIAAIAGKTDDVCAELKAELSKNNQQISHLARKVSTATPVRPNSGTSRPPQKRRREDGPDPSSILVGGRKLVDNSNILTVPPPTPLLWMYLSRFHPSVSKETVEKMSKEGLNCNEEIKVIPLVKKGIDVSTLNFISFKVGVHPKYREAALNPDTWPQGILFREFEDSRTQNIWCPPTDFPTPSEVACIPLSQPGPSTLQRTPQRLAMPLYQATPPL